From the genome of Streptacidiphilus rugosus AM-16, one region includes:
- a CDS encoding FAD-binding oxidoreductase, which yields MAQHPEASPTRRQLLAAAGTVAAGSAAALTLGSPPAEAAPGAGEPAAAAFGPVTVGPGDPRYSSLLRGDNFRFVGAPDEIRVCGSTDQVVRAVADAVRAGRQVAARSGGHCFEDFTAAPAVKTLLDLSPMDAVGYDPRRRAFSVQPGATLGRVYTTLFKGWGVTVPAGGCPEVGAGGHFVGGGYGPLSRRYGSVVDHLYAVEVVVVDRSGHARAVVATREPDDPHADLFWAHTGGGGGNFGIVTRYWLRSPGATGDDPATLLPPSPQRMQAYLVTWQWSDLTQQGFTTLLRNFCTWHERNSAPDAPGAGLYNVLLPMHASAKSFIMVTQMDADLPDGAQLLTDFYEALVQGTGTAPVPQGAVTPWLHFTTWPGTGEGGTVAVRRYKLKAAYLRRSFTDAQLDTIWTHLNNPTGTDQDGLLLIGYGGRIRSVPPEATAVAQRDVVMKAVFQSIWFGESEDADRLAWVRGLYGEVFADTGGAPVPNEVAHGSYINYPDVDLADPALNTSGVPWSTLYYGANYPRLQQVKARWDPRNVFRHALSVEPPA from the coding sequence ATGGCACAGCACCCGGAGGCATCACCCACACGACGTCAACTCCTGGCCGCGGCAGGCACGGTGGCCGCCGGCTCGGCTGCGGCGCTGACCCTCGGCAGCCCGCCCGCGGAGGCCGCGCCCGGTGCGGGCGAACCGGCCGCGGCCGCGTTCGGTCCGGTGACGGTCGGGCCCGGCGATCCGCGCTACAGCTCGCTGCTGCGCGGCGACAACTTCCGCTTCGTCGGCGCACCGGACGAGATCCGGGTCTGCGGCTCGACCGACCAGGTCGTCCGCGCCGTCGCGGACGCCGTGCGCGCCGGCCGGCAGGTGGCGGCCCGCAGCGGCGGCCACTGCTTCGAGGACTTCACCGCGGCCCCGGCCGTGAAGACGCTGCTCGACCTGTCCCCGATGGACGCGGTCGGCTACGACCCGCGGCGCCGGGCCTTCTCCGTGCAGCCGGGGGCCACCCTGGGCCGGGTCTACACCACCCTGTTCAAGGGCTGGGGCGTCACCGTCCCGGCCGGCGGCTGCCCCGAGGTGGGCGCGGGCGGCCACTTCGTCGGCGGCGGGTACGGGCCGCTGTCCCGGCGCTACGGCTCGGTCGTGGACCACCTCTACGCGGTGGAAGTGGTCGTGGTGGACCGGTCCGGCCATGCCCGCGCCGTCGTCGCCACCCGGGAGCCCGACGACCCGCACGCCGACCTGTTCTGGGCCCACACCGGCGGAGGCGGCGGCAACTTCGGCATCGTGACCAGGTACTGGCTGCGGTCCCCCGGCGCGACCGGGGACGACCCCGCCACGCTGCTGCCGCCCTCCCCGCAGCGGATGCAGGCCTACCTGGTCACCTGGCAGTGGAGCGACCTGACCCAGCAGGGGTTCACCACCCTGCTGCGCAACTTCTGCACCTGGCACGAGCGGAACAGCGCCCCCGACGCGCCCGGCGCGGGCCTCTACAACGTGTTGCTGCCGATGCACGCGTCGGCCAAGAGCTTCATCATGGTCACCCAGATGGACGCCGATCTGCCCGACGGCGCCCAGCTGTTGACGGACTTCTACGAGGCGCTGGTCCAGGGCACGGGCACGGCCCCGGTGCCCCAGGGCGCCGTCACCCCCTGGCTGCACTTCACCACCTGGCCCGGCACCGGCGAGGGCGGCACCGTTGCGGTCCGCCGCTACAAGCTCAAGGCCGCCTACCTGCGCCGGTCCTTCACCGACGCCCAACTGGACACGATCTGGACCCACCTGAACAACCCGACCGGGACCGACCAGGACGGGCTGCTGCTGATCGGCTACGGCGGCCGGATCCGGAGCGTGCCGCCGGAGGCGACCGCCGTGGCCCAGCGCGACGTGGTGATGAAGGCGGTGTTCCAGTCGATCTGGTTCGGCGAGTCCGAGGACGCGGACCGGCTCGCCTGGGTGCGCGGCCTGTACGGCGAGGTCTTCGCGGACACCGGCGGCGCGCCGGTCCCCAACGAGGTCGCGCACGGCTCGTACATCAACTACCCCGACGTGGACCTGGCCGACCCGGCCCTGAACACCTCGGGCGTGCCGTGGTCCACGCTCTACTACGGCGCGAACTACCCGCGGCTCCAGCAGGTCAAGGCGCGTTGGGACCCGCGCAACGTGTTCCGGCACGCGCTGTCGGTCGAGCCGCCCGCCTGA